The following DNA comes from Astatotilapia calliptera chromosome 6, fAstCal1.2, whole genome shotgun sequence.
ACAGGTGGTTTCAGGTTTAATACTGACCATATCCGGCTCCCACAAAGATTCACACATGCCGTACATCTGCTCCGAGCAGGTGCCGCTCACAACAAAGTCCTCTGTCACCATggggcagccaatcaaatcCAAGGAGCAGATGAAGGGTTCAAAGGTTTTAGGATCTAATCCGGCGATCACAGGCTCGATGTAGTAAGGCCCAAACCTAATGAGAGAATCAGACATGAAGAAGTGTCCAGCATTCCCACATTCGCATTAAAGTACTGACTGGACCGAGCTCAGACTCCAGGAGTACGTCGTCCAATAGATTGTTGTGCAAGTATAAACACAGAACATCACTGAGGTGACCTTTTGAGTTCATTGTTCAAACAAACTGGcagaaacaaaagacaaattagTATTCATGCTTTCGGCAGTTCAGTGTACTCACCTCCTTTCATACAGCAGGTTGGACACCATGCTCATGAAGGTTTTGGGTTTGATCTGGCGACCCTCCTTCAGCTCATACAGGTTGAGTCTGAATTTCAGCCTCTGGGCTCTGCAAAAAGGGATGGATGACAAGAAATCATTCGACCACTGATCTGTCCTGATTCAGCATCAGAAATTAGTTCAGTAAAGTCTGTTACTACCATCTTCTGCTATCAAACACGAAGACTGTGGTAATTAAATTTGGGTGGTTTCACACTCAATGTTTAGTCTGGTTAAACTGGACCCTGGTTAATTTTTCTCCCATTGACATGACTTTGTAGTTATTCCCAGGTACAGGCTGAGACAGCAGGAACAAACCCTTTAGGAAGAGCTGCTGCCAAACTGTTAAGATGTGATCATAAAATACATCAGCAGCAGGCTGAGAGATGATCCAGCTGTGCCAAATATCACATATATTTAAcatcattcaaaaaaaaaaaaaaaaggtctctgAAGTGAGGGTGTCTCATTTAGTTAAGACTCCTTGTGTGCAGGTGGATGAGAATAAAACATGAGGAAAGGACACAGAAAAATCACTTTTTACCCttgtatttaatttctttcaacATATTTTGCTTCACTTCAAACTTTAAGAAACTGAGCTGAAAGTTCGCAAACCAATGAGCTGATTCCGAGCAGAGCAAATAAAATACAGgcataaaaaagacattttgagaGGACGAGATTCCCACTCACACTGTCTGAACATCTGTCGCCAAACCAGCCAGCCCGATGTACAGCCTGTCTCCCATGGGGAAGATCTTCTGGAAGTCTGTCGTGACCATCTGGGCCTGAATGCCAAACCTCCGGTCTGCTGCGATCGCCACACAGTTCTTCCCCCGCATGGCCATGACAGCCCCGCCATTATATGACATAATAGActgggagaggagaagaggatgGAGGACAAAAATGGATCAATCACCTGATCAACCAAATCTATAAAAGGGTCACATCACCTCAAATGACTGGGGTCATCAGATTTGCCTGAAGATTTTTTGGTCCAAAGTTTGGATGAACATGAATATCTGAAAAACTACTAAAGATAAAAGTCTCATACTTTCACTGTCTCCTCTTACCATAAAACTGAATCAGGGGAATGTACATGCTTAAAAACTGGGTatcaaaaatgacaaacatgTATACAGCATGTATAACAAATCAATTTCTGTGTTTTAGTTAGAAtaccaccaaaaaaaaaagtcctggaTTTTGTTCTATTAGGATTAGACCATCTACTGACATCTACTGATATTGTTTTTGTGGTATAACTTGTCATATTCGTATTTTCTCCCTTTCTGTGTCTAAAAAGTATCTAAAtgtattctgttttttctgtagAAATAATAGTCTTGACTTGGCTACAGtggaaaaatagcgtttatttAATACATTATAAAATCAAAAGCAAAACGTATACTGACTAAGCAGAAATTTTTAACACCAAAAAGTGTAACTCTCACAAGAGCTACCATCTTACCACATAAACAGTAAGAAAGTGTGTGAAATATTGCATGTATACATTTGTCAATTCATGAGGTTTTCTAGTGGAGAACAGCGCTCCTGAGATGCAGGTTGCTGATGCTTGCTTCTGACAGTAGCTTTAGAAAATCCAGTTTTAACTGTTTTCATCGCTTTAAATTTTAATCTGTCAGTGTCTGTTTAATCTTACAGTGTCTAGTGAGCTTTGGCTGAGACTAAACACGCTCACTAGCGTTGAAAAACGAAATACACTAAAACCAAAGCCAAAAaagtgagttaaaaaaaaacaatcctgcaCAAAAATCAATGCTAGCTCAAGAGTAGCAGAAGCTAAGCTTTTAGCTTCCAGGTTTTCTCTAGTTTTATTCTCCAGAATCGAGAGCTAAATTATTCATTAGGACATTATCAGtaattaaataatgatttaCTGTAAAACTAACTTCGCATTTTCCTCAGAATTAATTCAGATGTTACCGGTAGGTAACTTTAGTGACCATGCTAAAGATGTCTGATGCTACCGTTGTTAGCTCAAGTCTCTGTTAGCCTACAAACTCagtttaatataatttttatcCAACCAGCCGCGCGGATGTTAActtatttttaatgttcttaCCATTGTGAAGGCGCTGGTTTAGATTCCTAACTGCTAAAACGGACAAACTCTGCTGCTTCCCAGCTTTGTGAATGATTGCCGTTAGCTTCCGACAGTGACTACACGATTTAGAAACACGAGATCACACTAACTATCTACATACGTAACGGAAGCcttcagatatgattggctgacaTCCTCAGCGATGTGCAACTGTGATTGGGTGAGAAATGCAGCGTGACCAAAGCGTGCATAGTTTGGTAGAGGCACGTTAAAGCGAAATTGAAACACAGCGGAGCGGTAAGGTAGTTTAAAACTGTGCTGTCACTCCCCTGTAAACACAACAGGTTAAAATAAGGCTTAGGCAGTTAGACATACAGTTTAACCCAGAGCTAAAAATGTCGTGAACTAAAGATTACACTTTATTTGATCATgaacgagaaaaaaaaaagaatccactGTAATTACACGTGTACAATCACTTCATGTGACACAGCCACCATATAATAGAGAGAGGTCagctaatcttttttttattattattttgccaTACAATAACACTTTTGCTGCTCATCATACGCCACATAACCTGCAGAACAATTTATTCCAGCTGAGGATAGTTGCCATAAGGTGAAAGCAAACACATGGCCTTACTGGAGATTTATGCTTCAGTCTATGCTGCAAACTACAGCATAACCTGACTTTCCAGGAAATCTAACTACACCTTTGGCGGTCGCAGCCCACAATGAATAAGAATGGCACCAATAATGATTTCATATAAGGACtcacaaatgtcagcaaattcCTGGAGGGAAATTCTGAAATACCAGAATGGAGAGGAGGtaaaaagaagtggaaaagctTGAGGGACAAATATGTTTGCTCCTGAGAAAACGCTGATCACACAGGGATCCAAGATGGGAAAAAGTCCCAGGATTTTATTTGTATCTGCCGTGGCTGGCACTGTATATAAGACACAAGGATATGACCACACAGTAATTAAAACATAATGCAGCAGCAAAAGCATGAATGCTGGCAACATCAATGGCCTCTACAAAGATTCCTCACAGAAGTCAAAAGTTGGGTTTTTGATTTGGCTCCTGGGACTTGAATTAGTGGAGGGGAGAACAGGTAAAGCTGTATGTGTTAAACTCttaggagcttggaaagaaaagcatctggacttcttttattgaagatgtttcacctctcatccaagaagcttctccAGTTCTAAGAGCGATTGGTAGAGAGCctcagattttaagccctatgcgagtgtccccaagagggtcatggacttcctattgatcctctacctaatcataCAAGCCAAGACCCACTGGTGTGGGTCAAAATCAGCCAAGTTTTCAGGTGAacccattgtgaaacctagcccgccctatcatgtgatttcctgaggtcaaatggcccaggatgttTGTGGGCATTACGGCTTCcaggaagggatctcaaaactggattataggtGGCAGGCAGTTGGTGCCGTAAGCCactgcctctgttcaaagatggccattcacagtggacatagatggcttctttcactcctctttcaaaccatctgtcctttcctccaaaatgtgaacattggcttcctcgaaagagtgacctttgtcctttagatgcagatggacagccgaGTCTTGTCCCattgaggtggctcttctatgttgtgccatgcattTATGAAGTGGCCGTTTGGTCTCTCCAAcatagaggtctgagcattcctcgctgctgTACAGCAAACACTATGTTGTTAAttttgtctttgggatgaacccatttttgtctgagtgtgtggctgGGTCTGTGTTAAACAGCAactttcagaaaagaaaaatgatgcaagtactgctgctgtgtctgctgAGCTTCACGGAGTGCTCTTGATGCTGTTGGTCCACTAATGCAATTGTGACAACCTTTATGGTTTGCAGTGAGATACAGAACTTTGGTTTTGGGGAACTGTTAACATTTTCTTGGTTAGTTTGCATGAATTAGCTGGTCTGTGTGATGTGCTTATACAGCTCATTGACTAAGCTAGTTAACTATTATATAGTTACATAActgctttattttgatttcAAATGAGCTTTACCAtgctaatatatttattttgtcacattttattctctTTCCACTCTCTTTATTTGATCTGTTTGATGTTAACTTTCAGGTGCTAAGTAAAGGAATTTCCCCACTTCAGGGTATACAAAGTATATTTTCTCTTAAATAACAGTCTACGATCAGTGACAAgtggcatttaaaaaagaatgaatAATACAAATccagaaatgtagtttttatacCATTTGTTACTCACAGTACCAAACGAATATTACAAAAGCATTTTAGATAAGAGGTCCTATcaatatgtaaaaacaaaaacagtaaattGCACAAACTTACTTTAACCTTATAAACAGTTATTTGATTTGAAGAAAGTAGCTAAAACACATGAAGTAACAACAGGCCTTTTGTACTGTACATATGAATACTATGACATCtgcttttcaaattaaaagcctgTGTTTGAATTCCTGACAGGCTCGCAGCTCACCTGCCCCAGTCAAAAAATGGTGTGTGGCAGTCTTTTTAGTCAGTTCATTGACTGTAATGTGATTTTTTGTCTTTATCGTTTCATGAAGTTTTCCAGGGAGGCTGGCGTCCTCTGAATGGAGTGGATATTTCTCTTCACTCTGTCCTCTAAGGAGGAGCTCGCGGCACTCTCCAGCTTCATGTTGCTGCAAGATGACAAAGGTCAGTTACTGAAACttaaaatgcacaaacacacacaaataactgATCTGATTATCAGACTTGTGTCCACAAACATCACACTCTGAACTTACTGGATGAAGCCAGCGTGGCGGTCATGCTTGGCGTTTTGTTCCCTCTGCTTCTCCTGCTCGTCCTGCCTCTTATAGCGCTTCACATTATTCTCCCTGTCTTCCTCCCGCTGCTTGGCTTGGTCCATCATCTCACGCCTCTTTCGCTCCATCTCCTCTGCAGAGAGCTTCCTACATCAGACAGAACAACATGGAAAATTAACCAGTTCAGCGTGGGTGGTGATAAAGATGAGATTTTATGTAACATGTTACAATTTAAGCAGCTCATCTGCTCATCTTAACACACACGTATCACAGTTAcaacattgataatatttacaagtgcttgcaaaaaaaaaaaaaaaaa
Coding sequences within:
- the psmb3 gene encoding proteasome subunit beta type-3; this encodes MSIMSYNGGAVMAMRGKNCVAIAADRRFGIQAQMVTTDFQKIFPMGDRLYIGLAGLATDVQTVAQRLKFRLNLYELKEGRQIKPKTFMSMVSNLLYERRFGPYYIEPVIAGLDPKTFEPFICSLDLIGCPMVTEDFVVSGTCSEQMYGMCESLWEPDMEPDDLFETISQAMLNAVDRDAVSGMGVVVHVIEKDKITTRTLKARMD